The following are encoded in a window of Salmo trutta chromosome 9, fSalTru1.1, whole genome shotgun sequence genomic DNA:
- the LOC115200453 gene encoding intracellular hyaluronan-binding protein 4 — protein sequence MALKLIGVSENAAMLPDDYGCVVANRFCQLVDDEADPFDCIKQAEVQKEKKKKANQMTVKPKKPGQKESQRDRRVPVLADREDNLPRNETGGKCSARGGVVQNESRGVVEAERGARRGVLGERRTNQEEHPPEYSIQKPAYYAYGQVQGGGYRNMDTTGSFNLRGKREYERHSGTGISLEEKRGGRVVWNRGCVQDPISTGDVGVNVKPDAGGIPPEAGQQPAEMAGENHLSEVEGDVVVQVDMEMSLDEWKALQERSRPKAEFNLRKLDCKVPSKARVIHKSKRIENLKAESVEEQEEDCHFPSLRRSANDITSHLEFNFGSLLRPSRGGRGQGRGERGGMTERAYILAPNPEDPDDFPALAVGR from the exons ATGGCTTTGAAGTTGATTGGCGTTTCCGAAAATGCAGCAATGCTCCCCGACGACTACGGTTGTGTGGTGGCGAATCGTTTCTGTCAGCTTGTGGATGACGAGGCCGACCCGTTTGACTGTATAAAACAGGCCGAGGTACAGAAGGAGAAGAAAAAGAAAGCAAACCAAATGACAGTGAAGCCTAAAAAACCTGGACAGAAGGAGTCCCAGAGAGATAGGCGGGTCCCCGTTTTAGCCGACAGAGAAGACAACCTGCCAAGAAATGAAACAG GTGGTAAGTGTTCTGCCCGAGGGGGCGTGGTCCAGAATGAGAGCAGAGGGGTGGTGGAGGCTGAGAGGGGCGCAAGGCGAGGTGTCCTTGGGGAACGCAGGACCAACCAAGAGGAACACCCACCGGAGTACTCCATCCAGAA GCCAGCTTATTATGCTTATGGCCAAGTTCAAGGTGGTGGCTACAGAAACATGGATACTACCGGTAGCTTCAACCTGAGGGGCAAGAGAGAATATGAACGCCACAGTGGAAC AGGCATCTCCcttgaggagaagagaggaggacgtGTGGTCTGGAACAGGGGCTGTGTTCAAGACCCTATTTCCACGGG TGATGTAGGGGTGAATGTGAAGCCTGATGCAGGAGGCATCCCACCTGAGGCCGGCCAACAGCCAGCAGAGATGGCGGGAGAGAATCA CCTATCAGAGGTGGAGGGGGATGTGGTGGTCCAAGTGGACATGGAGATGTCTCTGGACGAGTGGAAGGCCCTGCAGGAGCGGAGTCGCCCCAAGGCGGAGTTTAACCTCCGTAAGCTGGACTGCAAGGTGCCCTCCAAGGCCAGAGTAATACACAAGTCCAAACGCATTGAG AACTTGAAGGCGGAGTCTGTGGAGGAACAGGAAGAGGACTGCCACTTCCCCAGTCTGCGCAGGTCTGCCAATGACATCACTTCCCACTTGGAGTTCAACTTTGGCAGCCTGCTGCGCCCCAGTCGAGGGGGGAGGGGACAaggcaggggggagagaggggggatgactgAAAGG GCTTATATCCTAGCCCCAAACCCAGAAGACCCTGATGACTTCCCTGCATTGGCTGTGGGGAGATAA